The following coding sequences are from one Candidatus Melainabacteria bacterium window:
- a CDS encoding tetratricopeptide repeat protein produces the protein MRLNSVKFLMLLWLVTAPVFAETQADKMYTRAEKAYLNKRYDEAWGTLQKVVEIDDKNARAHNLIGKIWHNRNKLDQAELEYRKAIAADPQLADARYNLGVLMFDKRKYSDAEKLLEEAVTIDPQNPEFHYNLALTYANENKLEQANERFVNAIKLDANNATFHYGIACLYQKTDKMDDAVEEYKKAIALNPNYIEAHNNLGVAYSAQGKYPESVEEFQAALKLNPDYPQAQRNLGYAQAHTSLGITYFKQGQLAKAFDEYKKALKIDPMFADTHYNLALLYQHNNQLQPAVKHYQFAIKVDPSNYMAHNNLGVALAKLGKKEQAESEYRQALQLKPDYAEAQRNLNALSSSPQ, from the coding sequence TTCAGTAAAATTTCTGATGCTGCTATGGCTTGTGACCGCGCCCGTTTTTGCCGAAACACAAGCCGACAAGATGTACACAAGGGCTGAGAAGGCATATCTCAATAAGCGCTATGACGAGGCCTGGGGCACTCTGCAGAAGGTGGTCGAGATTGACGACAAGAATGCTCGGGCGCATAACTTGATCGGAAAGATCTGGCACAATCGAAATAAGTTAGACCAGGCTGAACTGGAATATCGAAAGGCTATAGCTGCTGATCCTCAATTGGCGGATGCTCGTTACAATCTTGGCGTGCTCATGTTTGACAAGCGCAAGTATTCCGACGCCGAAAAGTTACTGGAAGAAGCCGTTACTATCGATCCTCAAAATCCTGAATTTCATTACAACCTCGCCCTCACTTATGCCAACGAAAACAAGCTAGAGCAGGCAAATGAGCGGTTTGTCAATGCAATCAAGCTAGATGCAAATAATGCCACGTTCCACTACGGCATTGCCTGTCTGTATCAAAAGACAGACAAAATGGATGACGCCGTCGAGGAGTACAAGAAGGCTATAGCACTCAATCCTAATTACATTGAAGCGCACAACAACCTTGGTGTTGCATACAGTGCCCAGGGAAAATATCCCGAGTCTGTCGAAGAATTTCAGGCCGCGTTGAAACTCAATCCGGACTATCCCCAGGCGCAGCGCAATCTGGGCTATGCGCAAGCTCATACAAGTCTTGGTATTACGTATTTCAAGCAGGGTCAACTGGCAAAAGCATTCGACGAGTACAAAAAGGCGTTGAAGATTGATCCTATGTTTGCTGATACGCACTACAATCTTGCTCTTCTGTATCAACATAATAATCAGCTTCAACCCGCCGTAAAGCACTACCAGTTTGCCATTAAGGTGGATCCATCCAATTACATGGCCCACAACAATCTCGGTGTGGCACTCGCCAAGTTGGGCAAAAAGGAACAAGCGGAGTCGGAATACAGGCAAGCATTGCAGTTGAAGCCGGACTACGCAGAGGCGCAGCGCAACTTGAATGCATTGAGTTCGTCACCGCAATAA